From Bacteroidota bacterium, the proteins below share one genomic window:
- a CDS encoding serine hydrolase produces the protein MPESYSTKNNIDRKTSEPASCDTMRFTILLLLLLIKLPLNGQALYFPPLSGTNWDTISPASLGWCTQYVDTIADFNAQRGSKAFLILKDGKIAVEQYYGTFTRDSLWYWASAGKTLTSFLTGIAQEEGYLDITRPTSDYLGTGWTSAPLAKEQLITVRNQLTMTSGLDDLTGDPYCTLPSCLQYEADAGTRWAYHNAPYTLLDTVIESATGQNFNTYFNSRIRNRIGMNGFWFPNGYNNIYGSTARSMARFGLLMLNRGIWDQDTLLHDTAYYHAMINTSQNLNKSYGYLWWLNGKQSFMLPYSQFVFGGSLSPDAPSDMYSGIGKNSQVVSVIPSQQMVIIRMGNSPDTNDVSLIYVNELWEELNKLFCTPTGMHDPVSRSFALYPNPANDAVMIRGAAEDTRISVFNLQGTLMIESRGTKLQITTLPSGFYVVRVRLTEGVEQIFRLLKQ, from the coding sequence ATGCCTGAGAGCTACTCCACGAAAAACAATATTGATCGTAAAACTTCCGAACCAGCATCCTGCGATACCATGCGCTTCACGATCCTGTTACTACTTCTTCTGATCAAGCTCCCGTTAAACGGTCAAGCCTTGTATTTCCCGCCTCTCTCGGGAACAAACTGGGACACCATTTCTCCCGCTTCGCTCGGCTGGTGTACGCAGTACGTCGATACGATCGCGGACTTCAACGCTCAACGAGGCAGCAAAGCTTTTCTCATTCTCAAAGACGGTAAGATCGCCGTAGAACAGTACTATGGAACCTTTACCCGCGACAGCCTTTGGTACTGGGCATCTGCCGGAAAAACCCTTACCTCTTTCCTGACGGGTATTGCACAAGAGGAAGGTTATCTCGACATCACCCGCCCGACGTCCGATTACCTGGGTACCGGCTGGACCAGCGCACCACTCGCGAAAGAGCAATTGATCACAGTGCGCAACCAATTGACCATGACCTCCGGTCTTGACGATCTCACCGGCGATCCGTATTGCACGCTACCTTCCTGTCTGCAATACGAAGCGGATGCCGGTACGCGCTGGGCTTACCATAATGCACCGTACACGCTGCTGGATACAGTGATCGAGTCTGCAACCGGACAGAATTTCAACACGTACTTCAACTCCCGTATCCGGAACCGGATTGGCATGAACGGATTCTGGTTCCCGAACGGTTACAACAACATTTACGGCAGTACGGCGCGAAGCATGGCACGATTCGGTTTGCTCATGCTCAATCGCGGTATCTGGGACCAGGATACGTTGCTGCACGACACAGCTTACTATCATGCGATGATCAACACCTCGCAGAACCTGAACAAATCGTACGGTTACCTCTGGTGGCTGAACGGAAAACAATCGTTCATGCTGCCCTATTCGCAGTTCGTCTTCGGTGGTTCTTTGTCTCCGGACGCCCCGTCCGATATGTATTCGGGAATTGGAAAAAACAGCCAGGTAGTCAGCGTGATCCCCAGCCAGCAGATGGTCATCATCCGGATGGGAAATTCGCCCGACACCAATGACGTCTCGCTGATCTACGTCAACGAATTGTGGGAGGAGCTGAACAAACTGTTCTGCACACCCACAGGCATGCACGATCCCGTCAGTCGCTCCTTTGCACTTTATCCTAATCCCGCTAATGATGCGGTAATGATTCGTGGAGCGGCGGAAGATACTCGAATCAGTGTATTCAATTTGCAGGGAACATTGATGATAGAATCCCGCGGCACCAAACTCCAGATAACTACCCTGCCTTCAGGATTCTATGTTGTTAGAGTCAGGTTAACTGAAGGAGTCGAGCAAATTTTCAGGTTATTGAAGCAGTGA
- a CDS encoding CotH kinase family protein, translating into MKKFTAILLVFAGFLGATDSRGQGMPDEMYLSPDGRTLYTGGQAPSGLYEPYLVRRVDLQFSQSNYWTLLTQGYQNHTDLPATMIVDGVTYDSVGVRFKGQTSYNTGSSQKKSFNITTNSFVSGQDLMGYQILNFNNAFQDESFLHEVIYQHQIRRHIPSAKSNFIKLYINGGNWGLYPNVQQLNKEFLKEWFLTNDGSNWRADRPPGSGGGGGGGWGDGTAAMNYRGPDSTDYQPYYTLKSSTKPQPWDDLVHTCDVLNNTAAGDLDSLLPAVLDVDRTLWHLGSEILFSDDDSYVYKGKMDYYTYYEIETGRMTPLEYDGNSVMESMAQNWSVFYNANNANYPLLNRLLNNAEWRQRYLAHFRTLIQDEMDTTTLFPLIDDYVSLIDTIVQNDPKKLYSYAQFQTGVAGVKSFIRNRRSYVLSNSEVNRPVPSLSNAAWSVAGTSFGRPNAGQSVDVQVEASATAGIQTVNLYYASGIVGNFAKTSMYDDGAHNDGAAGDGVWGGMIPGFDAGFWVRHYFEAVAADAFNTVSYLPAGAEHDVFVYQVNLERATDTSVVINEVMAINQSTIADSAGQYEDWIELYNNGSQAVDLSGYWLTDNAFNLRKWQMPAGTTILPNEYLIIWADEDGGQGDYHCNFKLSASGEDLLLINPSGQLVDEVVFGQQTADQGYARVPNGTGPFVIQDPTFGANNNLSTDISTLDAPVRLLVYPNPANGYVTIAGKNRNGELVEVFDMVGRAVFSGRMQETLTIDTQSWTAGIYTLRCGSESRKLLVKH; encoded by the coding sequence ATGAAGAAATTTACTGCGATCCTGCTTGTTTTTGCAGGATTCCTGGGCGCGACCGATAGCCGCGGCCAGGGAATGCCGGATGAGATGTACCTGTCTCCGGACGGGCGAACACTCTATACCGGCGGACAGGCTCCCAGCGGCTTGTATGAACCCTACCTGGTCCGTCGGGTCGATCTGCAATTCTCACAGTCCAACTACTGGACGCTGCTGACCCAGGGTTATCAGAATCACACCGACCTGCCTGCGACCATGATCGTCGATGGTGTGACCTACGATAGCGTGGGGGTCCGCTTCAAGGGCCAGACTTCCTACAATACCGGGAGCTCCCAAAAGAAGTCATTCAACATCACGACCAATTCCTTCGTATCCGGTCAGGACCTCATGGGGTATCAGATCCTGAATTTCAACAACGCGTTTCAGGATGAATCCTTTCTTCACGAAGTCATTTACCAGCACCAGATCCGTCGGCATATTCCGTCGGCCAAATCGAACTTCATTAAACTCTATATCAACGGCGGCAACTGGGGACTCTACCCCAACGTGCAGCAACTGAATAAAGAGTTTCTGAAAGAATGGTTCCTGACCAACGACGGTTCCAACTGGCGCGCTGACCGTCCGCCGGGATCCGGTGGCGGCGGCGGCGGTGGCTGGGGCGATGGTACCGCGGCCATGAACTACCGCGGTCCGGACAGTACCGACTACCAGCCTTATTATACCCTGAAGTCATCGACCAAGCCGCAACCCTGGGATGACCTGGTGCACACCTGCGATGTGCTGAACAACACGGCAGCCGGCGACCTCGATTCCTTGTTGCCTGCCGTGCTGGATGTGGACCGCACCTTATGGCATCTCGGTTCGGAGATCCTGTTCTCCGACGATGACAGCTACGTCTACAAGGGGAAGATGGATTACTATACTTATTACGAGATCGAGACCGGTCGCATGACGCCGCTGGAGTATGACGGAAACAGCGTCATGGAATCCATGGCTCAGAACTGGAGCGTGTTTTACAATGCCAACAACGCTAATTATCCATTGTTGAATCGTCTGCTCAACAATGCCGAGTGGCGTCAGCGTTACCTCGCCCATTTCCGTACCCTCATCCAGGATGAAATGGACACGACGACGCTCTTTCCGTTGATCGACGATTATGTAAGCCTGATCGACACCATCGTTCAGAACGACCCGAAGAAACTGTACAGCTATGCCCAGTTCCAAACCGGGGTGGCAGGTGTCAAATCGTTCATCCGAAATCGTCGCAGCTATGTACTCAGCAATTCCGAGGTGAACCGCCCGGTGCCCAGCCTGAGCAATGCAGCCTGGTCGGTAGCCGGCACATCCTTCGGTCGCCCGAACGCGGGTCAGTCGGTGGATGTACAAGTCGAAGCATCCGCTACGGCCGGAATCCAGACGGTGAACCTGTATTACGCGAGCGGCATCGTAGGCAACTTCGCCAAGACGAGCATGTATGATGACGGGGCGCACAACGACGGCGCTGCCGGCGACGGCGTTTGGGGCGGAATGATCCCGGGCTTTGATGCAGGCTTCTGGGTTCGACACTATTTTGAAGCGGTTGCAGCGGATGCTTTCAATACCGTCAGCTATCTGCCTGCCGGAGCCGAACACGATGTGTTCGTTTATCAGGTCAACCTCGAACGTGCAACTGATACGAGCGTAGTGATCAACGAAGTGATGGCGATCAACCAGAGCACCATCGCGGATTCCGCCGGACAGTACGAAGACTGGATCGAATTGTACAACAACGGTTCACAGGCTGTCGACCTGAGCGGATACTGGCTCACCGACAACGCCTTTAACCTGCGCAAGTGGCAGATGCCTGCGGGTACCACCATCCTGCCAAACGAATACCTCATCATCTGGGCCGATGAAGACGGCGGCCAGGGTGACTACCATTGCAACTTCAAACTTTCGGCATCAGGTGAAGATCTGTTGCTCATCAACCCTTCCGGGCAGTTGGTGGATGAAGTGGTCTTCGGACAACAGACAGCCGATCAGGGATATGCCCGCGTACCGAACGGAACCGGTCCGTTCGTGATCCAGGATCCGACCTTCGGAGCGAACAACAACCTGAGTACGGACATCTCCACACTGGATGCTCCCGTGCGACTGCTCGTTTATCCGAATCCGGCCAACGGCTATGTCACCATCGCGGGCAAGAATCGAAACGGCGAACTCGTGGAGGTATTCGACATGGTCGGTCGTGCCGTATTCAGCGGACGCATGCAGGAGACGCTGACCATCGACACCCAGTCGTGGACGGCGGGTATCTACACCCTGCGCTGCGGTTCCGAATCGCGCAAGCTACTGGTCAAGCATTGA
- a CDS encoding efflux RND transporter periplasmic adaptor subunit: MRYRFLFLPLSILIFSSCKQSGPPAGAGGPAPAAVDVMIAGMDTVPQDIEVNGTVLAQESVELRPETSGRIIALEMEDGAVVSKGALLARVNDAELRAQLRQQEVQLELAQKNLARLNQLLSINGVNQADIDAATSQVASLDAAVKVTQAQLDKTEIRAPFAGRLGLRQVSPGAYVTPATLLTTLQATDRIKVDFAVPETYGRNLKKGISVFLEDMNGNSSTASVSAIEPLVNANTRNIKVRAVLQGNDLVPGSFVKVRLRQSADGILVPTASIIPDALSSKVVLVREGKGKFVNVKTGVRTADFVEITEGLTPGDSVVVTGVLFVRPNAPVKVRGVRTRSSFTAS; this comes from the coding sequence ATGCGTTACCGGTTTTTATTCCTCCCGCTTTCCATCCTGATCTTCAGTTCGTGTAAACAATCCGGCCCTCCGGCAGGAGCAGGTGGTCCTGCGCCGGCGGCTGTCGATGTGATGATCGCCGGGATGGATACCGTTCCGCAGGATATCGAGGTCAACGGAACCGTATTGGCGCAAGAGTCCGTCGAGTTGCGTCCGGAAACCAGTGGCCGCATCATCGCCCTGGAGATGGAGGACGGTGCAGTGGTGAGCAAAGGCGCATTGCTGGCACGTGTCAACGACGCCGAATTGCGCGCCCAGTTGCGGCAACAGGAGGTTCAACTCGAACTCGCGCAAAAGAACCTGGCGCGGTTGAATCAGTTGCTGTCGATCAATGGTGTCAACCAGGCCGACATCGACGCGGCAACCAGCCAGGTTGCATCGCTTGACGCTGCGGTAAAGGTCACACAGGCACAATTGGACAAAACAGAGATCCGCGCTCCGTTCGCCGGTCGCCTGGGCTTGCGACAAGTCAGCCCCGGTGCCTACGTCACGCCGGCAACCCTGCTCACTACCCTCCAGGCGACCGATCGCATCAAAGTCGATTTCGCTGTTCCGGAAACATACGGCCGCAACCTGAAGAAGGGCATATCGGTATTTCTCGAAGACATGAACGGTAACTCCAGCACCGCCAGTGTGTCGGCCATCGAACCGCTGGTGAATGCCAATACGCGTAACATCAAAGTGCGCGCGGTGCTGCAAGGGAATGACCTTGTTCCCGGCTCCTTTGTAAAGGTCCGGCTGCGCCAGTCGGCCGACGGGATCCTGGTTCCCACGGCTTCCATCATTCCCGACGCTCTGTCCAGTAAGGTGGTGTTGGTACGGGAAGGGAAAGGCAAATTCGTGAATGTTAAAACCGGCGTGCGTACCGCTGATTTCGTGGAGATCACCGAAGGACTGACGCCGGGTGATTCCGTGGTCGTTACCGGTGTATTGTTCGTGCGACCCAATGCGCCGGTCAAAGTCCGCGGCGTTCGTACCCGTTCTTCTTTCACCGCATCCTGA
- a CDS encoding efflux RND transporter permease subunit, whose protein sequence is MNISELSLRRPVLATVMNLVIILFGIIGMTFLGVREYPAIDPPTITVSTNYAGASADIVESQITEPLEKAINGIPGIRTISSTSSTGNSNISVEFNLDAELEAAANDVRDKVSQAVRNLPQDIDAPPVVTKADANSDFIILLALQSQTKGLLELSDYAENVLQNKFQTIPDVSGVNIFGQKRPSMRIWIDPNRLNAFNLAFNDVTRVLNAENVETPSGKVYGNQTELTIRAMGRLRTEEEFRQLVLREDADGIVRLGDVARVELGPEQYEQSWKLNGLPGVGLAIIPQPGANYIKIADEYYKRLAEIQKGNATDIQLSTLIDSTRNVRRSLLEVEETLLIAFSLVVLVIFFFFRNWKIALRPLIDIPISLIATFFIMYLAGFSINILTLLGIVLATGLVVDDGIVVTENIFRKLEQGMPIRQAAREGSKEIFFAVVSTSATLAIVFLPVIFLEGFVGSLFREFGIVVAGAVLISAFVSLTITPVLNVLLQSKDKGHGRFYERTEPFFRAMESGYRRRLDRFLHRRWLAVGIVLACLALIFFIGRSLQSELAPLEDKSSIRFSISGPEGASYGFMSQAGEEFGNFLIDSLKEKEFAFLAVPSFFGTSINSGFGRAALVPPDQRERSQSEIARDLAKKATRFNNLRIFPIEEQTISVGLGSRGSLPVQFVLQNLDFDKIKSVLPRFLEAARANKTFQNVDVNLKFNRPEMNIEIDRIKARELGLTVSDISTVIQSAFSGRRIAYFTMNGKQYSVYSQVDLSDRQKPADITDLYVRTPAGEMVSMASLVMMKPSASPPTLYHFNRFKSATVSASLAEGKTIGDGVEVMRGIADTLLDESFQTSLSGPSRDFAESSSNILFAFLLALLLIYLILAAQFESFRDPLTIMITVPLALAGALLSLWIFGQTLNIFSQIGMIMLIGLVTKNGILIVEFANQKRASGLPLREAVLEAASHRLRPILMTSLATALGALPIALSLGDAATSRIPLGIVIVGGLLFSLVLTLFVIPSLYLVITGKRHDRVTAGDESESA, encoded by the coding sequence ATGAATATTTCCGAGCTTTCCCTGCGACGACCGGTACTGGCCACGGTGATGAACCTGGTCATCATCCTGTTCGGCATCATCGGAATGACCTTCCTCGGGGTGCGTGAGTATCCCGCCATCGATCCGCCGACGATCACCGTATCGACCAATTATGCCGGCGCGAGTGCCGACATTGTCGAGAGTCAGATCACCGAGCCGCTGGAGAAAGCGATTAACGGCATCCCGGGAATTCGGACGATCTCGTCGACCAGTTCAACCGGCAACTCGAACATCTCGGTCGAGTTCAACCTCGATGCCGAGCTCGAAGCCGCCGCGAACGATGTACGCGACAAGGTGAGCCAGGCGGTGCGCAATCTTCCGCAAGACATCGACGCGCCTCCGGTCGTCACCAAAGCCGACGCGAATTCGGATTTCATCATTCTCCTCGCCTTGCAGAGCCAGACGAAAGGCTTGCTGGAACTCAGCGACTATGCCGAGAACGTCCTGCAGAATAAGTTCCAGACGATTCCGGATGTCAGCGGCGTGAACATCTTCGGACAGAAGCGTCCTTCCATGCGCATCTGGATCGATCCGAACCGCCTGAACGCGTTCAACCTGGCGTTCAACGACGTTACGCGGGTATTGAACGCGGAGAATGTCGAAACGCCCTCCGGTAAGGTGTACGGCAATCAGACGGAACTGACTATTCGAGCGATGGGACGACTGCGTACCGAAGAGGAGTTCCGGCAACTGGTGTTGCGCGAAGACGCCGACGGCATCGTCCGCCTGGGAGATGTGGCAAGGGTCGAGCTGGGCCCGGAGCAATACGAACAGAGTTGGAAGCTGAATGGCTTGCCCGGCGTGGGGCTCGCGATCATCCCGCAGCCCGGCGCCAACTACATCAAGATCGCGGACGAATACTACAAGCGACTGGCGGAGATCCAGAAAGGCAATGCCACCGATATTCAATTGAGTACACTGATCGACAGTACGCGAAACGTTCGACGCTCCCTGCTCGAAGTGGAAGAGACGCTGCTGATCGCGTTCTCCCTGGTCGTGCTCGTCATCTTTTTCTTCTTCCGTAACTGGAAGATCGCCCTGCGACCGCTGATCGACATTCCGATCTCGCTCATTGCGACTTTCTTCATCATGTACCTGGCAGGCTTCTCGATCAACATCCTCACCTTGCTGGGAATCGTATTGGCCACCGGACTCGTTGTAGATGACGGGATCGTGGTCACGGAGAACATCTTCCGAAAGTTGGAGCAGGGGATGCCCATTCGGCAGGCCGCCCGTGAAGGATCGAAGGAGATCTTCTTCGCGGTGGTCTCGACGTCCGCTACGTTGGCGATCGTGTTTCTGCCGGTGATCTTCCTCGAGGGCTTTGTCGGCAGTCTCTTCCGCGAGTTCGGCATCGTCGTGGCCGGGGCCGTCTTGATCTCGGCGTTCGTTTCACTGACCATTACTCCGGTACTCAATGTACTCTTGCAGAGTAAGGACAAAGGTCACGGAAGGTTTTACGAGCGGACCGAGCCATTCTTTAGAGCTATGGAGTCCGGCTATCGCCGCCGCCTCGACCGTTTCCTGCACCGTCGCTGGCTGGCCGTTGGCATCGTGCTGGCTTGCCTTGCGTTGATCTTCTTCATCGGCCGCAGCTTGCAAAGCGAGCTGGCGCCGCTGGAGGACAAAAGCAGCATCCGTTTTTCCATCAGCGGTCCCGAAGGAGCGAGCTATGGTTTCATGTCGCAGGCGGGCGAGGAGTTCGGCAACTTCCTGATTGATTCATTGAAGGAAAAGGAGTTCGCTTTCCTCGCAGTGCCCAGCTTCTTCGGTACCAGCATCAATTCAGGTTTCGGCCGTGCCGCATTGGTGCCACCGGATCAACGCGAGCGTTCGCAATCGGAGATCGCACGCGACCTGGCCAAAAAGGCCACGCGGTTCAACAACCTGCGCATCTTCCCGATCGAAGAACAAACCATCTCCGTCGGCCTTGGGTCCCGCGGTTCGTTACCGGTACAATTCGTTTTGCAGAACCTCGACTTCGACAAGATCAAAAGCGTGTTGCCTCGTTTCCTCGAAGCAGCCCGCGCGAACAAGACCTTTCAGAACGTGGACGTGAACCTCAAGTTCAACCGACCGGAGATGAACATCGAGATCGACCGGATCAAGGCGCGCGAGTTGGGACTGACGGTCAGCGATATCTCCACGGTGATCCAGTCGGCATTTTCCGGCCGGCGCATCGCGTATTTCACGATGAACGGGAAGCAGTATTCGGTTTATTCCCAGGTGGACCTTTCTGATCGACAGAAGCCTGCCGACATCACCGACTTGTATGTTCGCACGCCCGCCGGCGAAATGGTTTCCATGGCATCTTTGGTGATGATGAAACCTTCCGCCAGCCCGCCTACCCTGTATCATTTCAATCGATTCAAATCAGCCACCGTTTCGGCATCCCTCGCGGAAGGGAAGACGATCGGAGACGGCGTTGAAGTGATGCGCGGGATCGCGGATACCTTGCTGGACGAATCGTTTCAGACATCACTCAGCGGTCCTTCGCGCGACTTCGCGGAAAGTTCTTCGAACATCCTCTTCGCGTTTCTGCTGGCCCTCTTGCTGATCTACCTGATCCTCGCGGCGCAATTCGAGAGTTTCCGTGATCCGCTGACGATCATGATCACCGTACCGCTGGCGCTTGCCGGAGCCTTGCTGAGCTTGTGGATCTTCGGTCAGACGCTTAATATCTTCTCGCAGATCGGCATGATCATGCTCATCGGCCTGGTGACGAAGAACGGCATCCTCATTGTTGAATTCGCGAACCAAAAGCGAGCATCGGGTTTGCCTTTACGGGAAGCGGTACTGGAAGCAGCCTCGCATCGCCTTCGCCCGATTCTCATGACCAGCCTGGCCACGGCGCTCGGTGCATTGCCGATCGCGCTCAGCCTGGGCGACGCCGCCACCAGCCGCATTCCACTCGGGATCGTCATCGTCGGCGGCCTGCTGTTCTCGCTTGTACTGACCCTCTTCGTAATTCCGTCGCTTTACCTCGTCATCACTGGCAAGCGGCATGATCGGGTAACGGCCGGCGACGAATCCGAATCCGCATGA
- a CDS encoding TolC family protein, whose protein sequence is MKLKRLLILLFFPVFATGQTGLSLKEAMDRALQNNLEVRLARNNAEAAEWNNHPGVAGALPTVNLSGGDVQQSTNIYQKLANGTIIERDGAAGNTMNGALAVSYTLFNGYRISATRERLARLQEAGDAQLLSQIQSTLAAVIGRYYDVQRQEQVGQALTRSRDFVAERVKVLETRARVGLANDADLFQARIDLNAAEQALSAQQLAIRQAKLDLSRLLAVPGDSTLSPTDSLKLDQSIRQDSVRSYLQRNPDYVAAGALVVINEQLEREINAQRLPSLRLNGGYNFQRSQSEAGFSLINQSYGPNIGLSLQVPIYNGGAFERQHRVAKLQTENARIQQQNVEQGLLSEALKTYAAYRTALEQVGLQEENEQLSRRLLDILSQRFATNQATVLDLRAAQASYEATAASLANVRYTAKLAETELKRLMNRLPE, encoded by the coding sequence ATGAAGTTGAAACGACTCCTCATCCTGCTATTCTTCCCGGTGTTTGCAACGGGACAAACCGGCCTTTCGCTGAAGGAAGCGATGGATCGTGCCTTGCAGAACAACCTCGAAGTCCGTCTGGCCAGGAACAATGCGGAGGCGGCCGAATGGAACAACCATCCGGGTGTTGCAGGCGCACTGCCGACCGTGAACCTGTCGGGAGGCGATGTGCAGCAGAGTACCAACATCTATCAAAAACTCGCCAACGGTACGATCATCGAGCGCGACGGCGCTGCCGGCAATACGATGAACGGCGCCCTCGCCGTTTCCTATACCCTTTTCAATGGGTATCGCATCAGCGCCACGCGCGAGCGACTCGCCCGGCTGCAAGAAGCGGGTGACGCTCAGTTGTTGTCGCAAATACAAAGCACCTTGGCCGCGGTGATCGGTCGCTACTACGACGTTCAGCGGCAGGAGCAGGTGGGACAGGCGCTTACACGCAGCCGGGATTTCGTTGCGGAGCGTGTCAAGGTGTTGGAAACACGGGCGCGGGTCGGGCTGGCCAATGACGCCGACCTTTTTCAGGCGCGTATCGATCTGAATGCCGCCGAGCAAGCGCTGAGCGCACAACAATTGGCGATCCGCCAGGCTAAGCTGGACCTGTCGAGGTTGCTCGCCGTACCGGGCGACTCGACCCTTTCACCGACGGATTCGCTCAAACTCGATCAAAGCATCCGGCAGGATTCCGTACGCTCGTATTTGCAACGGAATCCGGACTACGTAGCAGCCGGTGCGCTGGTGGTGATCAACGAACAGCTCGAACGGGAGATCAACGCGCAACGGCTCCCAAGTCTGCGGCTCAACGGTGGTTACAATTTCCAGCGTAGCCAGAGCGAAGCCGGGTTCTCGCTCATCAACCAGAGTTACGGCCCGAACATCGGACTCAGCTTGCAAGTACCGATCTACAACGGCGGGGCGTTCGAGCGACAGCACCGCGTGGCTAAGTTGCAAACCGAGAACGCCCGTATCCAACAACAGAACGTCGAACAGGGTTTGTTGTCAGAGGCCTTGAAGACCTATGCCGCCTATCGGACAGCACTCGAGCAAGTCGGCTTGCAGGAAGAAAACGAACAACTCTCGCGACGACTGCTGGATATCCTTTCGCAACGATTCGCTACCAACCAGGCTACCGTGCTCGACCTCCGTGCCGCACAGGCCAGCTACGAAGCCACAGCCGCTTCACTTGCTAATGTTCGTTATACAGCCAAGCTGGCGGAAACGGAGTTGAAGCGGTTGATGAATCGGTTGCCGGAGTAG